A stretch of the Drosophila sulfurigaster albostrigata strain 15112-1811.04 chromosome 2L, ASM2355843v2, whole genome shotgun sequence genome encodes the following:
- the LOC133843118 gene encoding uncharacterized protein LOC133843118: MNSYLIFAVLLISVKSAVPASISTTNAPPEETSTGFSSRLYVKLKNGISEGDAPTKLARKMLLDMRKFNLIGEIVRAKFSNSGLLVEMGSALQANEVASSSDPSCETCPYTISVTKENFFPVDNGVEFAYRQG, from the exons ATGAATTCATATTTGATCTTTGCGGTGTTGCTGATCTCAGTGAAAAGTGCAGTTC CTGCCTCAATCTCTACCACCAACGCACCTCCAGAGGAAACCAGCACTGGATTCAGTTCCCGCCTGTATGTGAAGCTAAAGAATGGAATCAGCGAAGGTGACGCGCCTACTAAACTGGCTCGGAAAATGCTTTTGGATATGCGAAAATTCAATCTGATTGGCGAAATAGTGCGGGCGAAATTCTCTAATTCTGGGCTACTTGTTGAAATGGGCTCGGCTTTACAGGCCAATGAAGTGGCCTCGTCTTCGGATCCCAGTTGTGAAACCTGTCCATACACGATCTCGGTGACTAAAGAGAACTTTTTCCCAGTCGATAACGGTGTGGAATTTGCGTACCGACAAGGCTGA